The Vicia villosa cultivar HV-30 ecotype Madison, WI linkage group LG1, Vvil1.0, whole genome shotgun sequence genome includes a region encoding these proteins:
- the LOC131637384 gene encoding protein FAR1-RELATED SEQUENCE 5-like isoform X2, which yields MDNGEDADDVGRNNGSYVDNEEGKEDLDDYKDIGEISDDDIRDMKFESEKKACEFYETYAEYHGFAVRRDEIDRDFKKNIIMRQLVCNREGKRHKKHMLRVDRHRGPRPITRTGCLARLRVAYDVVTRSWRVVAFESAHNHKLTPQRFVHFIPKYRRLSEADKALVDGLHTCGVRTCHILGFMLGQKGGHEDLGFIKKDLYNYFSNGAKAKRENGDAFAALSYLQAKADNDPMFFSKFTTTEDGRLQNLFWSDGTSRFDFECFGDVVAFDTTYKKNRYNKPFVIFCGYNHHGETTIFGCALISDEKTETYKWVLNAFSEAMFHKCPNVFVTDGDGAMREAIRVEFPNASHRLCLWHLHQNAIENVKNSKFLEEFKSLIYANYTPETFEDVWKRIIDDNGLSENKWVKKTYEIKKMWSSAYMRDTLFCGIRTTSMCEGINSFIQGYVDNKNSLVDFMHNFERALKEYRHNELLSDFKSFYYEPVLTSALEGIETGASEIFTCKKFRDVKNEIEGAAALNIIDRIEIGNNVTLKMNRFCNPNSEFSVSLEKTETVFLCDCRLFERLGIPCSHIICAMRHEHMNMFPKSLICKRWTKSAKDDHIASVFSEESDSEKLFMFRRGAMSAAFNTLCDVSCKDSGSYKEALEGVYKLCENIKKRHEVNDKRKSNPSVIGDPVEAKTKGAPHKKKKLWKTKGAIRKEKKSWKSRQCSHCKLPDHTKRKCPVLAARDDLHQVDDKVSSDQSIDESMNFNGVDNARGSKQKGKGVNVAFSTQDSINKITSKQVEKEKSSGPKVNMADTNGQTRPTNVMGHDSPIKMESFNATWHNGVGYGTHYNGVSNQSVSIFPQFVPNQGALVRPQFIPNQSSLIFPQFVPNQRASIFPQFPLVDNFTSHSNSLLYNRSHNIPHSTHFMGTLKEMEHSAKFTRNKGENEDSKPTNRNR from the exons ATGGATAATGGTGAAGATGCTGATGATGTCGGGAGGAACAATGGTAGTTATGTGGATaatgaagaaggaaaagaggattTGGATGATTACAAAGATATAGGTGAAATCTCAGATGATGATATAAGAGATATGAAATTTGAATCAGAGAAAAAAGCTTGTGAGTTTTATGAAACATATGCAGAATATCATGGGTTTGCGGTAAGAAGAGATGAGATTGACCgtgatttcaaaaaaaatattattatgcgCCAATTAGTTTGTAATAGAGAGGGGAAAAGACATAAGAAACATATGTTAAGGGTGGATCGACATAGGGGGCCAAGGCCAATCACTCGAACAGGTTGTCTTGCTCGGTTACGTGTGGCATATGATGTAGTGACTAGAAGTTGGAGAGTTGTTGCATTTGAATCCGCTCATAATCATAAGTTAACTCCACAGCGGTTTGTTCATTTTATTCCTAAGTATCGTCGACTGAGTGAAGCTGATAAAGCGCTTGTTGATGGCTTGCATACATGTGGTGTTAGAACATGTCATATTTTGGGTTTTATGTTGGGTCAGAAAGGTGGTCATGAAGATTTGGGATTTATCAAGAAGGACCtatataattattttagtaaTGGAGCCAAGGCTAAAAGAGAAAATGGAGATGCTTTTGCTGCTTTgtcttatttacaagctaaagccgACAATGATCCGATGTTTTTTTCGAAGTTTACCACAACAGAGGATGGCCGTCTACAAAATTTATTTTGGTCAGATGGAACTAGCCGATTTGACTTTGAATGTTTTGGTGATGTGGTTGCATTTGACACGACCTACAAaaagaacaggtacaacaaacCCTTTGTTATTTTTTGTGGGTACAATCATCATGGTGAAACTACAATATTTGGGTGTGCTTTAATTTCAGACGAAAAGACAGAGACATATAAGTGGGTTTTAAATGCCTTTTCTGAAGCAATGTTCCATAAATGTCCAAATGTATTTGTTACTGACGGAGATGGTGCGATGCGGGAAGCTATTAGAGTTGAATTTCCAAATGCGTCACATCGCCTCTGTTTATGGCATTTACATCAAAATGCTATTGAGAATGTCAAGAATTCAAAGTTCCTAGAAGAGTTTAAGTCATTGATATATGCTAACTATACCCCCGAGACATTTGAAGATGTGTGGAAGAGGATTATTGATGATAATGGTCTATCAGAGAACAAATGGGTTAAGAAAacttatgaaataaagaaaatgtGGTCGAGTGCGTACATGCGAGACACACTTTTTTGTGGTATAAGAACTACATCAATGTGTGAAGGTATCAATTCATTTATCCAGGGGTATGTGGACAATAAAAACAGTCTTGTGGATTTCATGCATAATTTTGAAAGAGCTTTGAAAGAATACAGACATAACGAATTATTGTCTGATTTTAAGTCGTTCTATTATGAACCCGTGTTGACAAGTGCTTTAGAAGGAATTGAGACTGGAGCATCAGAGATATTTACATGTAAAAAATTTAGGGATGTTAAAAATGAGATAGAAGGTGCAGCTGCATTGAATATCATTGACAGAATTGAGATTGGTAATAACGTGACATTGAAGATGAATAGATTTTGCAATCCAAATTCTGAATTTTCAGTTTCTCTTGAGAAGACGGAGACTGTATTTTTATGTGATTGTCGACTGTTTGAACGTTTAGGAATTCCGTGCTCTCACATTATTTGTGCCATGAGGCATGAGCATATGAATATGTTTCCAAAAAGTTTGATTTGTAAGAGATGGACTAAATCAGCCAAGGATGATCACATTGCGTCGGTGTTTTCTGAAGAAAGTGATTCTGAAAAGTTGTTCATGTTTCGTAGAGGCGCAATGTCTGCTGCATTCAACACTTTGTGTGATGTTTCTTGTAAAGATTCGGGTTCATATAAAGAGGCTCTAGAAGGAGTTTACAAATTATGTGAAAATATAAAGAAGCGTCATGAAGTAAATGATAAACGAAAGTCTAATCCATCGGTTATTGGTGATCCTGTAGAGGCTAAAACAAAAGGTGCCCctcataagaaaaaaaaattgtggaAGACAAAAGGTGCTATTCGTAAAGAAAAAAAGTCATGGAAGTCAAGACAGTGTTCTCATTGTAAACTACCAGATCACACAAAACGGAAGTGCCCGGTACTAGCTGCACGTGATGATTTACATCAGGTTGACGATAAGGTTTCATCCGACCAATCTATTGATGAATCAATGAATTTTAAT GGTGTAGATAACGCTCGTGGTAGTAAACAAAAGGGAAAAGGTGTCAATGTTGCTTTTTCAACACAAGACTCTATCAATAAAATAACTTCTAAACAA GTTGAAAAAGAGAAATCTAGTGGACCAAAGGTAAACATGGCGGATACAAATGGACAAACTCGTCCAACT AATGTTATGGGACATGACTCTCCTATCAAAATGGAAAGTTTTAATGCAACGTGGCACAATGGTGTGGGATATGGTACTCATTATAATGGGGTTTCGAATCAAAGTGTATCAATCTTTCCCCAATTTGTTCCAAATCAAGGTGCATTGGTTCGCCCTCAATTTATTCCAAATCAAAGTTCATTGATTTTCCCCCAATTCGTTCCAAATCAAAGGGCATCAATTTTCCCTCAATTTCCATTAGTAGACAACTTCACATCACATTCAAATTCTCTTTTATATAACAGATCACATAATATTCCACATAGTACGCAT TTTATGGGCACATTGAAGGAGATGGAACATTCTGCAAAGTTCACTA
- the LOC131637384 gene encoding protein FAR1-RELATED SEQUENCE 5-like isoform X1, with product MDNGEDADDVGRNNGSYVDNEEGKEDLDDYKDIGEISDDDIRDMKFESEKKACEFYETYAEYHGFAVRRDEIDRDFKKNIIMRQLVCNREGKRHKKHMLRVDRHRGPRPITRTGCLARLRVAYDVVTRSWRVVAFESAHNHKLTPQRFVHFIPKYRRLSEADKALVDGLHTCGVRTCHILGFMLGQKGGHEDLGFIKKDLYNYFSNGAKAKRENGDAFAALSYLQAKADNDPMFFSKFTTTEDGRLQNLFWSDGTSRFDFECFGDVVAFDTTYKKNRYNKPFVIFCGYNHHGETTIFGCALISDEKTETYKWVLNAFSEAMFHKCPNVFVTDGDGAMREAIRVEFPNASHRLCLWHLHQNAIENVKNSKFLEEFKSLIYANYTPETFEDVWKRIIDDNGLSENKWVKKTYEIKKMWSSAYMRDTLFCGIRTTSMCEGINSFIQGYVDNKNSLVDFMHNFERALKEYRHNELLSDFKSFYYEPVLTSALEGIETGASEIFTCKKFRDVKNEIEGAAALNIIDRIEIGNNVTLKMNRFCNPNSEFSVSLEKTETVFLCDCRLFERLGIPCSHIICAMRHEHMNMFPKSLICKRWTKSAKDDHIASVFSEESDSEKLFMFRRGAMSAAFNTLCDVSCKDSGSYKEALEGVYKLCENIKKRHEVNDKRKSNPSVIGDPVEAKTKGAPHKKKKLWKTKGAIRKEKKSWKSRQCSHCKLPDHTKRKCPVLAARDDLHQVDDKVSSDQSIDESMNFNVSIGHSINDDIDSLKVSNKNKGVDNARGSKQKGKGVNVAFSTQDSINKITSKQVEKEKSSGPKVNMADTNGQTRPTNVMGHDSPIKMESFNATWHNGVGYGTHYNGVSNQSVSIFPQFVPNQGALVRPQFIPNQSSLIFPQFVPNQRASIFPQFPLVDNFTSHSNSLLYNRSHNIPHSTHFMGTLKEMEHSAKFTRNKGENEDSKPTNRNR from the exons ATGGATAATGGTGAAGATGCTGATGATGTCGGGAGGAACAATGGTAGTTATGTGGATaatgaagaaggaaaagaggattTGGATGATTACAAAGATATAGGTGAAATCTCAGATGATGATATAAGAGATATGAAATTTGAATCAGAGAAAAAAGCTTGTGAGTTTTATGAAACATATGCAGAATATCATGGGTTTGCGGTAAGAAGAGATGAGATTGACCgtgatttcaaaaaaaatattattatgcgCCAATTAGTTTGTAATAGAGAGGGGAAAAGACATAAGAAACATATGTTAAGGGTGGATCGACATAGGGGGCCAAGGCCAATCACTCGAACAGGTTGTCTTGCTCGGTTACGTGTGGCATATGATGTAGTGACTAGAAGTTGGAGAGTTGTTGCATTTGAATCCGCTCATAATCATAAGTTAACTCCACAGCGGTTTGTTCATTTTATTCCTAAGTATCGTCGACTGAGTGAAGCTGATAAAGCGCTTGTTGATGGCTTGCATACATGTGGTGTTAGAACATGTCATATTTTGGGTTTTATGTTGGGTCAGAAAGGTGGTCATGAAGATTTGGGATTTATCAAGAAGGACCtatataattattttagtaaTGGAGCCAAGGCTAAAAGAGAAAATGGAGATGCTTTTGCTGCTTTgtcttatttacaagctaaagccgACAATGATCCGATGTTTTTTTCGAAGTTTACCACAACAGAGGATGGCCGTCTACAAAATTTATTTTGGTCAGATGGAACTAGCCGATTTGACTTTGAATGTTTTGGTGATGTGGTTGCATTTGACACGACCTACAAaaagaacaggtacaacaaacCCTTTGTTATTTTTTGTGGGTACAATCATCATGGTGAAACTACAATATTTGGGTGTGCTTTAATTTCAGACGAAAAGACAGAGACATATAAGTGGGTTTTAAATGCCTTTTCTGAAGCAATGTTCCATAAATGTCCAAATGTATTTGTTACTGACGGAGATGGTGCGATGCGGGAAGCTATTAGAGTTGAATTTCCAAATGCGTCACATCGCCTCTGTTTATGGCATTTACATCAAAATGCTATTGAGAATGTCAAGAATTCAAAGTTCCTAGAAGAGTTTAAGTCATTGATATATGCTAACTATACCCCCGAGACATTTGAAGATGTGTGGAAGAGGATTATTGATGATAATGGTCTATCAGAGAACAAATGGGTTAAGAAAacttatgaaataaagaaaatgtGGTCGAGTGCGTACATGCGAGACACACTTTTTTGTGGTATAAGAACTACATCAATGTGTGAAGGTATCAATTCATTTATCCAGGGGTATGTGGACAATAAAAACAGTCTTGTGGATTTCATGCATAATTTTGAAAGAGCTTTGAAAGAATACAGACATAACGAATTATTGTCTGATTTTAAGTCGTTCTATTATGAACCCGTGTTGACAAGTGCTTTAGAAGGAATTGAGACTGGAGCATCAGAGATATTTACATGTAAAAAATTTAGGGATGTTAAAAATGAGATAGAAGGTGCAGCTGCATTGAATATCATTGACAGAATTGAGATTGGTAATAACGTGACATTGAAGATGAATAGATTTTGCAATCCAAATTCTGAATTTTCAGTTTCTCTTGAGAAGACGGAGACTGTATTTTTATGTGATTGTCGACTGTTTGAACGTTTAGGAATTCCGTGCTCTCACATTATTTGTGCCATGAGGCATGAGCATATGAATATGTTTCCAAAAAGTTTGATTTGTAAGAGATGGACTAAATCAGCCAAGGATGATCACATTGCGTCGGTGTTTTCTGAAGAAAGTGATTCTGAAAAGTTGTTCATGTTTCGTAGAGGCGCAATGTCTGCTGCATTCAACACTTTGTGTGATGTTTCTTGTAAAGATTCGGGTTCATATAAAGAGGCTCTAGAAGGAGTTTACAAATTATGTGAAAATATAAAGAAGCGTCATGAAGTAAATGATAAACGAAAGTCTAATCCATCGGTTATTGGTGATCCTGTAGAGGCTAAAACAAAAGGTGCCCctcataagaaaaaaaaattgtggaAGACAAAAGGTGCTATTCGTAAAGAAAAAAAGTCATGGAAGTCAAGACAGTGTTCTCATTGTAAACTACCAGATCACACAAAACGGAAGTGCCCGGTACTAGCTGCACGTGATGATTTACATCAGGTTGACGATAAGGTTTCATCCGACCAATCTATTGATGAATCAATGAATTTTAAT GTGTCCATAGGTCATAGTATCAATGACGACATAGACTCCCTAAAAGTCTCAAATAAAAACAAG GGTGTAGATAACGCTCGTGGTAGTAAACAAAAGGGAAAAGGTGTCAATGTTGCTTTTTCAACACAAGACTCTATCAATAAAATAACTTCTAAACAA GTTGAAAAAGAGAAATCTAGTGGACCAAAGGTAAACATGGCGGATACAAATGGACAAACTCGTCCAACT AATGTTATGGGACATGACTCTCCTATCAAAATGGAAAGTTTTAATGCAACGTGGCACAATGGTGTGGGATATGGTACTCATTATAATGGGGTTTCGAATCAAAGTGTATCAATCTTTCCCCAATTTGTTCCAAATCAAGGTGCATTGGTTCGCCCTCAATTTATTCCAAATCAAAGTTCATTGATTTTCCCCCAATTCGTTCCAAATCAAAGGGCATCAATTTTCCCTCAATTTCCATTAGTAGACAACTTCACATCACATTCAAATTCTCTTTTATATAACAGATCACATAATATTCCACATAGTACGCAT TTTATGGGCACATTGAAGGAGATGGAACATTCTGCAAAGTTCACTA